A stretch of the Lactuca sativa cultivar Salinas chromosome 9, Lsat_Salinas_v11, whole genome shotgun sequence genome encodes the following:
- the LOC111919564 gene encoding extensin-like — protein sequence MIYHHHNPPTHHHRPSPPHLHLYHSSPPHITIRRHHPSKTSPSLPTILPVTPTTLYHHYLSPPTTTKNQLSPMTTITNNPPPLLPLTAPTPTHHHQLPPPPLPYPPPTTHHHPSPPHDHDLLPTTTNTICD from the coding sequence ATGATATACCACCACCACAACCCTCCCACCCATCACCACCGCCCGTCACCACCACACCTCCACCTTTACCACTCATCGCCACCACACATCACCATACGCCGCCACCACCCATCAAAAACAtcaccatcactacccaccatcCTACCTGTCACCCCTACCACACTTTACCACCATTACCTATCACCACCCACAACCACCAAGAACCAACTATCACCCATGACCACTATCACCAACAATCCACCACCATTACTACCACTCACTGCCCCCACCCCTACTCATCACCACCAGTTACCACCCCCACCTCTACCATATCCACCACCTACCACACACCACCACCCATCTCCACCACATGACCACGACTTGCTACCTACAACCACCAAcaccatatgtgattaa